One window of Methanogenium organophilum genomic DNA carries:
- a CDS encoding ATP-grasp domain-containing protein → MIILEEPYVSPYLRETIIATGLPVLRTPIAEAQDFPPETVMLDDAAMVARMTKTPDQKLYSTSEHAIQWIAENLQDTGLPETIALFKDKAAFRRLIRPLYPDFFFREVAADDLKILDVSRIPKPFIIKPSVGFFSAGVHMVASDAEWKTVLATVQDEMNELSSLFPPQVCRAATWIIEEYVSGTEIAVDAFYTAAGEPVVLDILSHLFASDADVDDKVYLTSKAIVREYLAPVTELLHNIQEQAGIRNFPLHIELRVTDDGTAVPIELNPMRFAGWCTTDIAAYAHGINVYRAYFEEDVPDWDALSCADDGDIYALLIAKPPADIPPETIRGFDYDGFFASFSHPLEMRPIDFTRYPVFGFCYVRLAGGDLTEVERFMKDDLRRFIHLQ, encoded by the coding sequence GTGATTATACTCGAAGAACCCTATGTCTCCCCCTATCTCCGGGAGACGATCATCGCCACCGGCCTGCCGGTCCTCAGGACGCCCATAGCAGAAGCGCAGGACTTCCCCCCGGAGACCGTTATGCTGGACGATGCGGCGATGGTCGCCCGGATGACGAAGACTCCTGACCAGAAACTCTACAGCACCTCCGAACACGCAATTCAGTGGATCGCAGAAAACCTCCAGGATACCGGGCTGCCGGAGACGATCGCGCTCTTCAAGGACAAGGCCGCCTTCCGGCGCCTCATCCGCCCCCTCTACCCGGACTTCTTCTTCCGGGAGGTCGCGGCAGACGACCTGAAGATCCTCGATGTCAGCCGTATACCGAAGCCCTTCATTATCAAGCCGTCCGTCGGCTTTTTCAGTGCGGGCGTGCATATGGTCGCTTCAGACGCCGAATGGAAAACGGTGCTTGCCACCGTGCAGGACGAAATGAACGAACTATCCTCCCTCTTCCCGCCGCAGGTATGCCGGGCTGCGACATGGATAATCGAGGAGTATGTCTCCGGCACCGAAATCGCCGTGGATGCATTCTATACCGCCGCCGGAGAGCCGGTCGTCCTCGACATCCTTTCCCATCTCTTCGCATCCGACGCCGATGTGGACGACAAGGTCTACCTGACCTCAAAGGCAATCGTCCGTGAATATCTCGCCCCGGTGACCGAACTCCTGCACAACATTCAGGAACAGGCAGGCATCCGGAACTTCCCCCTGCATATCGAACTGCGGGTCACAGATGACGGCACCGCCGTTCCCATCGAGCTCAACCCGATGCGGTTTGCCGGATGGTGCACGACCGACATCGCCGCATACGCCCATGGCATCAATGTCTACCGGGCATATTTCGAAGAGGATGTGCCGGACTGGGACGCTCTCTCGTGCGCAGACGACGGGGATATTTATGCCCTTCTGATTGCCAAACCTCCCGCGGATATTCCTCCCGAAACAATTCGCGGTTTCGACTATGACGGGTTTTTCGCCTCGTTCTCGCATCCCCTGGAGATGCGCCCGATTGACTTCACCCGCTACCCGGTCTTCGGGTTCTGTTACGTGCGGCTCGCGGGGGGCGACCTCACGGAGGTTGAGCGGTTCATGAAAGACGACCTCCGCCGGTTCATACACCTTCAGTGA
- a CDS encoding ferritin-like domain-containing protein, translated as MKKEEYRSILSGAIANEVESYVFYRGIEQCTTDKTIKKIFSELADEEQTHRETLEEFLTRPVKSFHFDEARDYKISETLDTENLSIDLKPTDAIALAIKKEEDARDMYRALAELSTDDDQKKIFTNLANMESGHKAQLEDLYTNMAFPEVW; from the coding sequence ATGAAAAAAGAAGAATATCGAAGCATTCTCTCAGGAGCCATTGCAAACGAGGTTGAATCCTACGTCTTCTACCGGGGGATAGAGCAGTGCACGACGGATAAGACAATTAAAAAGATCTTCTCCGAACTCGCCGATGAGGAGCAGACCCATCGCGAGACGCTGGAGGAGTTCCTGACCCGGCCCGTCAAGTCATTCCACTTCGACGAGGCACGGGACTACAAGATCTCGGAGACCCTGGATACGGAAAACCTCTCCATCGATCTGAAACCGACCGATGCCATCGCACTTGCGATAAAAAAGGAAGAAGACGCACGCGACATGTACCGGGCACTGGCCGAGCTGAGTACGGACGACGACCAGAAGAAGATCTTCACCAACCTTGCCAACATGGAGTCGGGTCACAAGGCACAGCTCGAAGACCTCTACACCAATATGGCATTTCCCGAAGTCTGGTAG
- a CDS encoding magnesium transporter CorA family protein: MIEIFLSRSNDAGDSGPPPEISSFANNCWVNLTAPDDALLRRVAAGLAVPEEFLRAALDEEEQPRIESEDGVSLVIIDIPEVTSGEKPYLYSTFPLGIIITEGAIITVALRRNRIIDPFLSGEVKSFSTHKRTRFLFLILFATARLYLRDLRLIDKKSEEYEQMLHRSMKNEALLALMNLEKSLVFFSTSLKANEAVLEKIMKFGPIRFYEEDRELLDDVIIENRQAIEMAGIYSNILSGMMNAFASVINNNMNRVMKILASITIIFSVPTIISSFYGMNVRLPMQNNPSAYLIIILLSAAVCFALGYILKSKEFL, translated from the coding sequence ATGATTGAGATATTTCTATCCCGTTCAAATGATGCAGGGGATTCAGGCCCGCCTCCCGAAATCTCCTCCTTTGCGAATAACTGCTGGGTGAACCTGACCGCCCCCGACGATGCCCTCCTCCGCCGGGTCGCAGCCGGGCTTGCGGTGCCGGAGGAGTTTCTCCGTGCCGCCCTCGACGAAGAGGAGCAACCCCGGATTGAGTCGGAGGACGGGGTATCGCTTGTCATCATCGACATTCCGGAGGTCACCTCCGGGGAGAAGCCCTACCTTTACAGCACCTTTCCTTTGGGGATCATCATTACGGAGGGGGCCATCATCACCGTCGCGTTGCGCAGGAACCGGATCATCGATCCCTTCCTGTCAGGCGAGGTGAAGTCGTTTTCAACCCACAAACGGACCCGGTTTCTCTTTTTGATCCTCTTTGCCACCGCACGGCTCTATCTCCGGGACCTGCGGCTCATCGATAAAAAAAGCGAGGAGTACGAGCAGATGCTTCACCGTTCGATGAAAAATGAAGCACTCCTTGCCCTGATGAATCTGGAGAAGAGTCTCGTCTTCTTCTCAACCTCCCTCAAGGCAAATGAAGCTGTCCTCGAGAAGATCATGAAGTTTGGACCCATACGATTCTATGAGGAGGACCGGGAATTGCTGGACGATGTAATCATTGAAAACCGGCAGGCGATTGAGATGGCGGGTATCTATTCCAATATTCTCTCCGGTATGATGAATGCATTCGCATCAGTAATTAATAACAATATGAACCGGGTGATGAAGATTCTCGCATCAATCACGATTATCTTCTCTGTTCCAACGATTATATCGAGTTTTTATGGCATGAATGTCAGACTGCCGATGCAGAACAACCCTTCTGCATATCTCATCATCATTCTTCTCTCCGCTGCAGTCTGCTTTGCACTGGGATATATTCTAAAATCAAAGGAATTCTTATAA
- a CDS encoding ATP-binding protein — MASTKGVSHLMDAAGRQMNACGVCNTTTDSVRQLLGEVVRDILMNGYPDQQGYLALWCGNKNGTISVRVTDHGMPRNIFEEPENPVAGRIRAEMDESSYVSVAGENILQMKRADTR, encoded by the coding sequence ATGGCGTCAACGAAGGGGGTGTCTCATCTCATGGATGCTGCGGGGCGTCAGATGAATGCATGTGGTGTCTGTAACACTACTACTGATTCAGTCCGGCAGCTTCTGGGAGAGGTGGTGCGTGACATCCTTATGAACGGCTATCCGGACCAGCAGGGGTATCTTGCACTATGGTGCGGGAATAAAAACGGCACAATATCTGTCAGGGTCACCGATCATGGAATGCCACGCAATATCTTTGAAGAACCGGAGAATCCGGTGGCAGGGCGAATCCGTGCAGAGATGGATGAATCTTCCTACGTATCTGTTGCCGGCGAAAATATTCTGCAGATGAAGCGAGCGGATACACGCTGA